Proteins encoded by one window of Chanos chanos chromosome 7, fChaCha1.1, whole genome shotgun sequence:
- the ubl5 gene encoding ubiquitin-like protein 5, giving the protein MIEVVCNDRLGKKVRVKCNSEDTIGDLKKLIAAQTGTRWDKIVLKKWYTIFKDHVSLGDYEIHDGMNLELYYQ; this is encoded by the exons ATGATTGAAGTGGTGTGTAATGACCGACTCGGGAAGAAAGTCCGAGTCAAGTGCAA CTCAGAGGACACTATTGGAGATCTGAAGAAACTGATAGCTGCCCAGACTGGCACCCGATGGGACAAGATCGTCCTGAAAAAATG GTACACCATCTTCAAGGACCACGTTTCTCTGGGAGACT ATGAGATTCATGATGGGATGAATTTGGAGCTGTATTACCAGtag
- the pin1 gene encoding peptidyl-prolyl cis-trans isomerase NIMA-interacting 1, which translates to MSDEEKLPSGWEKRMSRSSGRVYYFNHITNASQWERPVASGDSRGDEPEKVRCSHLLVKHNQSRRPSSWREEKITRTKEEALQLIQKYIEQIKSGEERFEALASKYSDCSSAKNEGDLGLFGRGQMQKPFEDASFALKVGDMSGPVFTDSGVHIILRTG; encoded by the exons atgtcagacgAGGAGAAGCTACCGTCCGGATGGGAGAAACGCATGAGCCGCAGTTCAG GCAGGGTGTATTACTTCAACCACATCACAAACGCGAGCCAGTGGGAGCGCCCGGTCGCTTCAGGGGACAGTCGAGGGGACGAGCCGGAAAAGGTGCGCTGCTCTCATTTGTTGGTCAAACACAATCAGTCGCGACGACCGTCGTCATGGCGAGAGGAGAAGATCACCCGGACCAAGGAAGAGGCACTGCAGCTGATTCAGA agtacatTGAGCAGATTAAATCTGGTGAGGAGAGATTCGAGGCTCTGGCGTCTAAGTACAGTGACTGCAGTTCTGCGAAGAACGAAGGAGATCTGGGTCTTTTTGGCAGAG gTCAGATGCAGAAGCCGTTTGAGGATGCATCCTTCGCTCTCAAAGTTGGGGACATGAGTGGTCCTGTGTTCACTGACTCTGGTGTCCACATTATTCTACGCACTGGATAa